A section of the Tenrec ecaudatus isolate mTenEca1 chromosome 10, mTenEca1.hap1, whole genome shotgun sequence genome encodes:
- the DBF4B gene encoding protein DBF4 homolog B, giving the protein MAEARLRVPDLGAQLGASSCLEKWRKSSLSARRRPFSGKSFYLDLPAGKNLKLLTAAIQQLGGVIEGFLSREVSYIVSSRREAKAESNGTSPRGCPSPSEVRVGETPPLANSNAKGSHVPASEKAADPVPTSRGKELLRKAIRNQGGSSRGGSGGSNSLLANARSWGVRILHVDEMLLHLQQLSPGALRVGEQKPEGARPAAEARRRKVARLKVPFLKIEDKSRKFRPFYHQFKSFPEIYFLGPKDTRSPFEAPTTPGSSYHTRDQKPSPESAACRTFPKKRGYCECCQQAFEGLRLKATLLGV; this is encoded by the exons ATGGCTGAGGCCAGGCTCAGGGTTCCAGACCTAG GGGCTCAGCTCGGAGCGTCCAGTTGCCTGGAAAAATGGCGGAAGAGCTCCCTAAGTGCCAGGAGGCGGCCCTTTTCTGGGAAGTCCTTTTACTTGGATCTGCCTGCTGGCAAGAACCTCAAGCTTTTGACCGCGGCCATCCAGCAGCTGGGAGGG GTCATtgagggttttctgagcagagaaGTCAGCTACATTGTGTCCAGCCGCAGAGAGGCGAAGGCAGAGAGCAACGGAACCAGCCCCAGAGGTTGTCCCAGCCCCAGTGAGGTCAGAGTGGGAGAAACGCCACCCTTGGCCAATTCCAATGCCAAAGGCAGTCACGTCCCAGCCTCAGAAAAAGCTGCTGACCCG GTGCCTACGAGCAGAGGGAAGGAGCTGCTTCGGAAGGCCATCAGAAACCAG GGCGGCAGCAGCAGAGGAGGCAGTGGGGGCAGCAACAGCCTCCTGGCCAATGCCCGCTCCTGGGGAGTACGGATTCTACACGTGGACG AAATGCTACTGCACCTGCAGCAGCTGTCTCCTGGTGCCCTGCGTGTGGGGGAACAGAAGCCAGAG GGAGCGCGTCCTGCAGCAGAGGCCAGACGGCGGAAAG TGGCCAGGCTGAAGGTGCCATTCCTCAAGATTGAAGACAAGAGCAG GAAGTTTCGTCCTTTCTACCATCAGTTTAAATCCTttccagaaatttattttctgggACCGAAAGACACAAGAAGTCCTTTTGAAGCTCCGACGACCCCAGGCAGCTCGTACCATACCAG GGACCAAAAGCCAAGCCCCGAGTCAGCGGCCTGCCGGACGTTCCCGAAGAAGAGGGGTTACTGTGAGTGCTGCCAGCAGGCCTTTGAGGGGCTGCGCCTG aaggCCACGCTCCTTGGAGTCTGA